Proteins found in one Lycium ferocissimum isolate CSIRO_LF1 chromosome 6, AGI_CSIRO_Lferr_CH_V1, whole genome shotgun sequence genomic segment:
- the LOC132061328 gene encoding uncharacterized protein LOC132061328: MFLDTPPATGEATGFGHLPIPRVTRSANRSTETGVREGLVRIFPAPSVEPKRTKSTVVTVPEDCSFLSRPVGVASYLRPLVSDSDKRKMAGVPWQCLINEGMHAGNRSVVLINEAFIRVQQEVDDLRGQLDAQGRETEKFQRSFLQVKEDELSRAVALTNLQPKLDATKAENLRLKDELAGIVERNRLLEEEKIGLSQDNARFSSKLSELETIISQLRGELDSVKSDAVNMAERHRRLESESAKYEERMRVFEQKAEDRARICDELRTRLEETVEANDILKAELESANQYRSILDEERNEFLVKLARAEADLAEALKNVKAVEAYSTVVVEHERWRSRRITLEEAERGFTDLPALILEARRTKEEAKRPLDSDSEDSERTESEHSGSSHTG; the protein is encoded by the exons ATGTTCTTGGACACTCCCCCTGCTACCGGAGAGGCTACTGGTTTCGGTCACCTTCCTATCCCTCGAGTCACGAGGTCAGCTAATCGATCCACCGAAACTGGTGTGAGGGAAGGCCTAGTGCGCATCTTCCCGGCTCCTAGTGTGGAACCTAAGAGGACCAAATCAACTGTAGTTACCGTTCCCGAAGACTGCAGCTTTCTATCTCGCCCGGTAGGGGTGGCAAGCTACCTACGGCCCCTCGTTTCTGACTCGGACAAGAGGAAGATGGCCGGAGTCCCCTGGCAGTGCCTTATTAACGAAGGCATGCATGCGGGCAATCGG AGTGTGGTGCTTATTAACGAAGCCTTCATCCGTGTCCAGCAAGAAGTTGATGATCTTAGAGGCCAGCTGGATGCCCAAGGTCGGGAAACGGAGAAATTCCAAAGATCTTTTTTGCAAGTAAAGGAAGATGAGCTGAGCCGAGCAGTGGCCCTCACAAACCTTCAGCCCAAGCTCGATGCAACGAAGGCTGAGAACCTTCGGTTAAAGGATGAGCTAGCCGGGATTGTGGAAAGGAACCGGCTTTTGGAGGAGGAAAAAATCGGCCTTAGTCAAGATAACGCTCGGTTTTCTTCCAAACTTAGCGAGCTCGAAACCATCATTTCCCAACTCCGAGGAGAACTTGACTCGGTTAAATCGGATGCCGTCAATATGGCCGAGAGGCACCGACGGCTCGAATCCGAGAGTGCTAAATATGAAGAGAGAATGAGGGTATTTGAGCAAAAAGCTGAGGACAGGGCTCGGATATGTGATGAGCTAAGAACCAGACTCGAGGAGACGGTCGAGGCTAATGATATACTCAAAGCTGAGCTTGAATCGGCCAATCAATACCGGAGTATCCTCGATGAAGAGAGGAATGAGTTCTTGGTTAAGCTGGCCCGGGCTGAAGCCGATTTGGCAGAAGCCTTGAAAAATGTGAAAGCTGTCGAGGCCTACTCCACGGTTGTAGTAGAGCATGAGCGGTGGAGGTCTCGAAGGATCACCCTCGAGGAAGCCGAGCGTGGCTTTACTGATCTCCCAGCTCTTATTCTGGAGGCTAGAAGAACCAAGGAAGAAGCAAAAAGACCTCTTGATTCCGACTCCGAAGACTCTGAACGGACAGAGTCCGAGCATTCTGGTTCCAGCCATACCGGATAA